In Myxocyprinus asiaticus isolate MX2 ecotype Aquarium Trade chromosome 8, UBuf_Myxa_2, whole genome shotgun sequence, a single genomic region encodes these proteins:
- the LOC127444679 gene encoding B-cell receptor CD22-like: MVCKCTLKNMIYMLVVGVAMVMSVRMAPFHLIFLLIVPGVCSADHWGVSYSRPYICALNGSSVIMPCTYTYPPGYKVIKVNWVIYRPNARNDKSPDLSEDSEYSQRFQYLGDKRQICTIRLNDVTQKDAHKYYFRFITNKPGGQWTDAPGVTLDVTDLQIETPASVTEGDTVSLTCKSTCNLTDRATFIWLKNTQSLTERNNKLLLQSVRREDAGRYSCTVHGLTSPHVYIDVAYSPRNVSVSISGSGEIVLGDSVTLTCSSDSNPPVLNYTWFNENESSAVGSGQSYSALQSGFFYCVAQNQHGSQRSAAVLVTVEGSSGLWLVVVGIAVGVGFCVGAAALIVVLCICKCNRSKGNTVRIEYENVKSSDQTYTALDLKSQSSDVYNTLNIAERQKVQLS; the protein is encoded by the exons atgGTCTGCAAATGCACGTTGaaaaatatgatatatatgtTGGTTGTAGGTGTTGCTATGGTGATGTCAGTCAGAATGGCTCCATTTCATCTGATCTTTCTGCTCATTGTTCCAG GGGTTTGTAGTGCTGATCATTGGGGTGTGAGTTACAGCCGCCCATACATCTGCGCACTAAATGGCTCATCTGTGATAATGCCCTGTACTTATACATACCCTCCTGGATATAAAGTCATAAAGGTAAACTGGGTCATATATAGGCCTAATGCTAGAAATGATAAGTCTCCAGATCTGTCTGAGGACTCTGAATACAGTCAGAGGTTTCAGTATCTGGGAGATAAACGGCAGATCTGCACCATCAGACTGAATGATGTGACACAGAAGGATGCACACAAGTACTATTTCAGATTCATTACTAATAAACCTGGTGGACAATGGACTGATGCTCCTGGAGTTACTCTTGATGTCACTG ATCTGCAGATAGAGACCCCCGCGAGCGTGACAGAGGGAGATACAGTCAGTCTGACATGTAAAAGCACCTGTAATCTGACTGACAGAGCAACATTCATCTGGTTGAAAAACACACAGTCATTAACTGAGAGAAACAATAAACTTCTCCTGCAGTCAGTCAGAAGAGAGGATGCAGGCAGATATAGCTGTACTGTACACGGACTTACATCACCTCATGTTTATATTGATGTTGCAT ACTCACCCAGGAATGTGTCAGTGTCCATCAGTGGATCTGGTGAAATAGTTTTGGGTGATTCAGTGACTCTGACCTGCAGCAGTGATTCAAACCCACCTGTTCTGAACTACACCTGGTTTAATGAGAATGAAAGCTCAGCTGTTGGATCTGGACAGAGTTACAGTGCACTACAGAGTGGATTCTTCTACTGTGTGGCTCAGAATCAACATGGATCTCAGAGATCAGCTGCTGTATTGGTCACTGTTGAAG GTAGTTCTGGTCTTTGGCTTGTAGTTGTTGGAATTGCTGTTGGTGTTGGATTCTGTGTAGGTGCAGCTGCTCTTATTGTTGTGTTGTGTATTTG TAAGTGCAACAGGAGCAAAGGCAACACTGTCAGAATAGAGTATGAG